A single window of Kitasatospora sp. HUAS MG31 DNA harbors:
- a CDS encoding cytochrome P450 — MTTPPPELAVVPPPGCPAHVPSTALTPLYGPPVAEDPHGLYARLRARYGAVAPIELEPGVEAWLVLGYPELLELTRNEQLFSKDSRRWRVPLEGRLRPDSRLLPMTSWRPTLLSLDGAEHQRLRAAVSETLARIDQRQLRETTEAAADALIDSWGPDGTADLIAQYARQLPLLVFTRLLGLPVSAGPRLVELISHFVDSSDKSVPANAEFQAILADLVRSRRERPGADLTSWLLAHPAGMTDEEAVHHLVVILVAGNETTINWTGNTLRLLLTDRRFRATLTGGRLTVSDALEEVLWRDPPTQNFPGRWATSDTVLGGQYISAGDMLVLGLAAANADPSVQSPEGLAGNRAHLAWGAGRHVCPAQHPARLIVETAVETLLHRLPDLQLAVPAHELTWRPSPWSRALTSLPVLYSAFTPPRASVPERSPWSPRPTPSSRFDSIPSAVTSTPRTPDSGTPGRRSWWNSLAGWWCGR; from the coding sequence ATGACCACTCCCCCGCCGGAGCTGGCCGTGGTGCCGCCGCCGGGCTGCCCCGCGCACGTCCCCAGCACCGCCCTGACGCCGCTGTACGGCCCACCGGTGGCCGAGGACCCGCACGGCCTGTACGCGCGGCTGCGGGCCCGGTACGGCGCGGTGGCGCCGATCGAGCTGGAGCCGGGGGTGGAGGCCTGGCTGGTGCTGGGCTACCCGGAGCTGCTCGAACTCACCCGCAACGAGCAGCTGTTCTCGAAGGACTCGCGGCGCTGGCGGGTGCCGTTGGAGGGCCGGCTGCGGCCGGATTCGCGGCTGCTGCCGATGACCTCCTGGCGGCCGACCCTGCTCAGCCTGGACGGCGCCGAGCACCAGCGGCTGCGGGCAGCGGTCTCGGAGACGCTGGCGCGGATCGACCAGCGGCAGCTGCGGGAGACCACCGAGGCGGCCGCCGACGCGCTGATCGACAGCTGGGGCCCGGACGGCACGGCCGATCTGATCGCCCAGTACGCCCGGCAGTTGCCGCTGCTGGTGTTCACCCGGCTGCTGGGTCTGCCGGTCTCGGCGGGGCCCCGCCTGGTCGAGCTGATCAGCCACTTCGTGGACAGCAGCGACAAGTCGGTGCCGGCGAACGCCGAGTTCCAGGCGATCCTGGCCGACCTGGTGCGCAGCCGGCGGGAGCGGCCGGGGGCCGACCTGACCTCCTGGCTGCTGGCGCACCCGGCGGGGATGACCGACGAGGAGGCGGTGCACCACCTGGTGGTGATCCTGGTCGCGGGCAACGAGACGACGATCAACTGGACCGGGAACACGCTGCGGCTGCTGCTGACCGACCGCCGGTTCCGGGCCACCCTGACCGGGGGCCGGCTGACCGTCTCGGACGCGCTGGAGGAGGTGCTGTGGCGGGATCCGCCGACGCAGAACTTCCCCGGCCGCTGGGCGACCAGCGACACCGTGCTGGGCGGCCAGTACATCAGCGCGGGCGACATGCTGGTGCTCGGCCTGGCCGCGGCCAACGCGGACCCGTCGGTGCAGTCCCCCGAGGGGCTGGCCGGGAACCGGGCGCACCTGGCCTGGGGTGCCGGGCGGCACGTCTGCCCGGCGCAGCACCCGGCCCGGCTGATCGTCGAGACGGCGGTGGAGACCCTGCTGCACCGACTGCCGGACCTCCAACTCGCCGTGCCGGCGCACGAGCTGACCTGGCGGCCGTCGCCCTGGTCGCGGGCGCTCACCTCGCTGCCGGTGCTGTACAGCGCGTTCACCCCGCCCCGAGCCTCCGTCCCGGAAAGGTCGCCATGGTCACCACGTCCGACTCCCTCGTCCCGGTTCGACTCGATCCCTTCGGCCGTCACCAGCACGCCGAGAACGCCCGACTCCGGGACGCCGGGCCGGCGGTCCTGGTGGAACTCCCTGGCGGGGTGGTGGTGTGGGCGGTGA
- a CDS encoding cytochrome P450 family protein encodes MTRHDTLQEVLADPRVGKDARLWDTFREGRLPEGWPLINFVTVPGMVTADGADHRRLRGLVSQAFTPRRVAELAPAVEARAAELLDAMAGLEGAFDLRRHFAYPLPMWVIGRLLGLAPEQQDELHELSDTLVSSSATPEAAVAAQRGLFGLLGSVVAAKRAEPGDDLTSDLIAAREEGDRLSEQELVGTLLLMLVAGHETTLNLITNAVRALLAHPEQLEAVLSGRVPWSAVVEETLRYDSPVGQFPLRYAVEDIRVGSVLIRRGEALLASYAAAGRDGSHYPDADRFDVTRQPVRHLSLGHGPHFCLGSGLARLEAEIALRGLFTRYPKLSVAVEEPAPEPIASFVSNSVRTLPVLLG; translated from the coding sequence GTGACCCGGCACGACACCCTGCAGGAGGTGCTGGCCGATCCGCGGGTGGGCAAGGACGCCCGGCTCTGGGACACCTTCCGGGAGGGCCGGCTGCCCGAGGGCTGGCCGCTGATCAACTTCGTGACGGTGCCGGGTATGGTGACCGCCGACGGCGCGGACCACCGGCGGCTGCGCGGCCTGGTGTCGCAGGCGTTCACGCCGCGCCGGGTGGCCGAGCTGGCCCCGGCGGTGGAGGCCCGGGCCGCGGAGCTGCTGGACGCGATGGCGGGCCTGGAGGGCGCCTTCGACCTGCGCCGGCACTTCGCGTACCCGCTGCCGATGTGGGTGATCGGCCGGCTGCTGGGGCTGGCGCCGGAGCAGCAGGACGAGTTGCACGAGCTGTCCGACACGCTGGTGAGCAGTTCGGCGACGCCCGAGGCGGCGGTGGCGGCGCAGCGGGGGCTGTTCGGGCTGCTGGGGTCGGTGGTGGCGGCGAAGCGGGCGGAGCCGGGGGACGATCTGACCTCGGATCTGATAGCGGCCCGCGAGGAGGGCGACCGGCTGTCCGAGCAGGAGCTGGTGGGCACGCTGCTGCTGATGCTGGTGGCCGGGCACGAGACCACGCTCAACCTGATCACCAACGCGGTCCGGGCGCTGCTGGCGCACCCTGAGCAGCTGGAGGCGGTGCTCTCCGGGCGGGTGCCGTGGTCGGCCGTGGTGGAGGAGACGCTGCGGTACGACTCGCCGGTGGGGCAGTTCCCGCTGCGGTACGCGGTGGAGGACATCCGGGTCGGGTCGGTGCTGATCCGGCGGGGTGAGGCGCTGCTGGCCTCGTACGCGGCGGCGGGCCGGGACGGTTCGCACTACCCGGACGCGGACCGGTTCGACGTGACCCGGCAGCCGGTCAGGCACCTGTCGCTGGGACACGGGCCGCACTTCTGCCTGGGGTCGGGGCTGGCCCGGCTGGAGGCGGAGATCGCGCTGCGCGGGCTGTTCACCCGGTACCCGAAGCTGTCGGTGGCGGTGGAGGAGCCGGCGCCGGAGCCGATCGCCTCGTTCGTCAGCAACAGTGTGCGCACGCTGCCGGTGCTCCTCGGCTGA